From Zerene cesonia ecotype Mississippi unplaced genomic scaffold, Zerene_cesonia_1.1 Zces_u003, whole genome shotgun sequence, a single genomic window includes:
- the LOC119838600 gene encoding uncharacterized protein LOC119838600 gives MHKNEEDSRPSSRRNSASLSRRNSVTDKKTNPPTSSHSTPKKTQKTFDFVVTGKQILKKSDRASSLPGTCQRRQSVDSLIKTKRLLDSPKRLASQASRSRDASIDDELSLELSQVSDFEDTNSKYGINKQFATSTPKKVHRRLMHHVLAEKTRSVESRASKDSSSLSRDSFKSSSPSPYRHAVSTELELSSGSPTSAPSSGDSAQGFAPDTLMSSRSQDLQDSCCVSTWQDSKPEAGEWGQFWANYNNSLARVPVSRYYDQCPTPYRTEDIEMGDFEFLSEGVQRSPENINNINNIIRNEGLHLTPRETQNIIKCAHILGNVLTKAIERQSKETVVEKKVEEVNIEADPEKEIKKKSMSLNLKETVLPLEVKEEKRWESVPTQTDISLPNTKSAPKIFEKILRQLSKSSLEDDKKILENPDESQEKDLAQNES, from the exons atgcataaaaacgAAGAAGACAGTCGCCCAAGCTCGCGTCGAAATTCGGCCAGCCTGTCCCGGCGTAACAGTGTGACAGACAAAAAGACAAATCCGCCAACATCCAGCCACAGCACGCCGAAGAAAACGCAAAAGACGTTCGACTTTGTTGTTACTGGCAAGCAAATATTGAAGAA aagTGACAGAGCCAGCTCACTACCAGGAACGTGCCAGCGACGTCAGTCAGTCGACTCGTTAATAAAAACGAAGAGATTGCTGGACTCACCGAAACGGCTGGCTTCTCAAGCTTCAAGAAGTCGCGACGCATCTATAGATGATGAATTGTCTTTGGAATTGTCGCAA gtatCAGATTTTGAAGATACAAACTCAAAATACGGAATCAACAAACAGTTCGCAACATCTACACCGAAGAAGGTCCACAGACGTCTCATGCACCACGTGCTGGCAGAGAAAACCAGATCCGTGGAATCGCGCGCCAGTAAAGACAGCTCTTCTTTGAGTCGAGACAGTTTCAAGTCTTCGAGCCCCAGCCCATATAG GCACGCAGTCAGTACAGAGCTAGAGTTGTCCTCCGGCTCGCCAACCTCAGCGCCATCTTCTGGCGACAGCGCGCAGGGCTTCGCCCCGGACACACTGATGTCTTCCAGGAGTCAGGACTTGCAGGACAG CTGCTGTGTTAGCACATGGCAAGACTCGAAACCAGAAGCGGGCGAGTGGGGCCAGTTCTGGGCTAACTATAACAACTCCCTTGCGCGGGTCCCAGTCAGTCGATACTACGATCAATGCCCCACGCCGTATCGCACAGAAGATATCGAGATGGGAGATTTTG aattccTAAGCGAAGGTGTCCAACGTTCACCcgagaatataaataacataaacaacatCATAAGAAACGAAGGACTCCACCTAACGCCGCGTGAGACCCAAAACATCATAAAATGCGCACACATACTAGGCAACGTTCTCACAAAAGCTATAGAAAGACAGTCTAAAGAAACGGTCGTCGAGAAAAAAGTCGAAGAAGTGAACATAGAAGCCGACCCAGAAAAGGAGATAAAGAAGAAATCGATGTCTCTGAATTTGAAAGAGACAGTGCTACCGCTGGAGGTGAAGGAGGAAAAGAGATGGGAGTCGGTGCCGACGCAAACTGACATTTCGTTGCCGAACACGAAAAGCGCGCCAAAAATATTCGAAAAGATTCTACGGCAGCTGTCAAAGTCGTCGCTCGAAGATGATAAGAAAATTTTGGAAAATCCAGACGAGAGTCAGGAAAAGGATCTAGCTCAAAACGAGTCTTAA
- the LOC119838509 gene encoding M-phase inducer phosphatase-like isoform X1: protein MWGESSKHCEINCQCSGLITENFRINSGNNAKKRKQEEAHSHNYKIKVRPHSIDFNKQSSPLTPQRRVLGEIQNSPIARKVFNDIQNSPIAQRKSFELQNSPIAQRKVFNDISSPSQRRVLGEIQNSPFTGTTPTRLDKSPFTHTVYSPKLTPLYLKESPLYKNSPTMERLRSPLIEARERKRNKISRIFEDRNKFRANKENERFNIEEETQDCMFGQFETKNDWSESKLDFTNLQTKADESDIYVPEKALPVDTDFETLHDLEEEFDAQNFDECKYEIISTDSPNIISTGRSNTRKINAGSFIFGAPLSDSETSTSFNKPTTSRALNFKSERTKSTRVLNFDEDFEFTSPKKTLSVKKSLKFSESPKFEKSNSITSVSSSISKRLTSESVESGFISEFEEPFLDIEEISSSPKISNFSDLLSGQIKDSFTEKLKVHRSLSFDPRENNKRVSEEESGSSKRLKAEHCARPVLQRAFSENNASIMSALARSACEPDLIGDFSLPFALPLTTGDHVDLKSISCDTLAALIRGEYTDTVHDYQVIDCRYPYEYEGGHILGAKNLYTSEQILQLMEAVPQRDGSKRSILVFHCEFSLERGPKLSRFLRSTDRARNKDKYPSLHYPEVYLLHAGYRAFFTRHPQLCSPAGYTAMLDPKHRQQLRQHRAPKRKTFRSFQ, encoded by the exons GCTCATCACAGAAAACTTCAGAATAAATTCCGGTAACAATGCAAAAAAACGGAAGCAAGAGGAGGCACATTCACAcaactacaaaataaaagtgCGACCGCACTCTATAGACTTCAACAAACAAAGCTCTCCACTAACCCCACAACGGAGAGTGCTCGGTGAGATACAGAACTCGCCAATTGCACGGAAAGTCTTCAACGACATACAGAATTCGCCAATAGCACAACGGAAGTCATTCGAACTTCAAAACTCGCCTATCGCACAACGAAAAGTGTTTAATGACATTAGTTCACCGTCACAACGTCGTGTGCTGGGCGAAATACAAAATTCGCCATTCACTGGCACCACACCAACCAGATTGGATAAATCCCCATTCACACATACAGTATATTCACCAAAACTAACCCCCTTATATTTGAAAGAGTCACCACTCTACAAAAATTCACCAACAATGGAACGATTGAGATCTCCACTAATAGAGGCACGGGAACGGAAACGGAATAAAATTTCTAGAATTTTCGAGGATCGGAATAAATTTCGGGCGAACAAGGAGAATGAGAGATTCAATATTGAGGAGGAGACGCAGGATTGTATGTTTGGACAGTTCGAAACAAAGAATGATTGGTCCGAATCCaag CTGGACTTTACGAACCTCCAAACGAAGGCAGATGAATCAGACATATACGTGCCAGAGAAAGCACTCCCCGTGGACACGGACTTCGAGACCCTCCACGATCTAGAAGAGGAATTCGACGCTCAGAACTTTGACGAATGCAAATACGAAATCATATCAACAGATAGTCCGAATATCATATCCACGGGACGATCAAACACAAGGAAAATCAACGCTGGCAGCTTTATATTTGGTGCTCCATTGTCAGACAGTGAAACGTCCACATCGTTCAACAAACCGACTACATCCAGAGCTCTGAATTTCAAGAGCGAACGGACGAAATCCACGCGCGTGCTTAACTTCGATGAGGACTTCGAATTCACGTCCCCGAAGAAAACTTTATCAGTGAAGAAAAGCTTGAAGTTCTCGGAGAGTCCGAAATTCGAGAAGTCCAATAGCATTACCTCCGTGTCCAGCTCGATATCGAAGCGTTTGACGTCCGAATCTGTTGAAAGTGGTTTCATATCGGAATTCGAAGAGCCCTTCCTGGACATAGAAGAGATATCCAGCTCGCCCAAGATATCCAACTTCAGTGATCTCCTATCGGGACAGATTAAGGATAGCTTCACGGAGAAGTTGAAAGTGCACAGGAGCTTGAGTTTCGATCCGAGGGAGAATAATAAGAGAGTGAGTGAGGAAGAGAGTGGGAGCAGTAAGAGGTTGAAAGCGGAGCATTGTGCAAGGCCAGTGTTGCAAAGAGCCTTCTCGGAGAATAATGCCTCTATCATGTCTGCTTTGGCGAGgt CGGCCTGCGAGCCAGATCTCATTGGTGACTTCTCCCTGCCGTTTGCGTTGCCCCTCACGACTGGAGACCATGTGGACCTGAAGTCCATATCCTGTGACACCCTCGCTGCCCTCATCCGTGGGGAGTATACGGACACTGTACATGACTATCAG GTGATAGACTGCCGGTATCCATACGAGTATGAAGGTGGCCACATACTTGGTGCCAAGAACCTATACACCAGCGAGCAGATCCTGCAGCTGATGGAGGCTGTGCCGCAGAGGGACGGCAGCAAGCGGAGCATCCTGGTGTTCCACTGTGAGTTCTCGCTCGAGCGGGGGCCTAAATT ATCGCGCTTCCTCCGCTCAACCGACCGCGCAAGGAACAAGGACAAGTACCCGTCGCTGCACTACCCGGAGGTGTACCTGCTGCACGCCGGATATCGCGCGTTCTTCACCCGCCACCCGCAGCTGTGCTCGCCCGCCGGGTACACCGCCATGCTGGATCCGAAGCACCGCCAGCAGTTGCGGCAGCATAGGGCACCGAAGCGGAAGACCTTTCGGTCTTTCCAGTAG
- the LOC119838509 gene encoding M-phase inducer phosphatase-like isoform X2: protein MFSLFDCCFQGVHARLITENFRINSGNNAKKRKQEEAHSHNYKIKVRPHSIDFNKQSSPLTPQRRVLGEIQNSPIARKVFNDIQNSPIAQRKSFELQNSPIAQRKVFNDISSPSQRRVLGEIQNSPFTGTTPTRLDKSPFTHTVYSPKLTPLYLKESPLYKNSPTMERLRSPLIEARERKRNKISRIFEDRNKFRANKENERFNIEEETQDCMFGQFETKNDWSESKLDFTNLQTKADESDIYVPEKALPVDTDFETLHDLEEEFDAQNFDECKYEIISTDSPNIISTGRSNTRKINAGSFIFGAPLSDSETSTSFNKPTTSRALNFKSERTKSTRVLNFDEDFEFTSPKKTLSVKKSLKFSESPKFEKSNSITSVSSSISKRLTSESVESGFISEFEEPFLDIEEISSSPKISNFSDLLSGQIKDSFTEKLKVHRSLSFDPRENNKRVSEEESGSSKRLKAEHCARPVLQRAFSENNASIMSALARSACEPDLIGDFSLPFALPLTTGDHVDLKSISCDTLAALIRGEYTDTVHDYQVIDCRYPYEYEGGHILGAKNLYTSEQILQLMEAVPQRDGSKRSILVFHCEFSLERGPKLSRFLRSTDRARNKDKYPSLHYPEVYLLHAGYRAFFTRHPQLCSPAGYTAMLDPKHRQQLRQHRAPKRKTFRSFQ from the exons ATGTTCAGTTTGTTCGATTGTTGTTTTCAAGGAGTGCATGCaag GCTCATCACAGAAAACTTCAGAATAAATTCCGGTAACAATGCAAAAAAACGGAAGCAAGAGGAGGCACATTCACAcaactacaaaataaaagtgCGACCGCACTCTATAGACTTCAACAAACAAAGCTCTCCACTAACCCCACAACGGAGAGTGCTCGGTGAGATACAGAACTCGCCAATTGCACGGAAAGTCTTCAACGACATACAGAATTCGCCAATAGCACAACGGAAGTCATTCGAACTTCAAAACTCGCCTATCGCACAACGAAAAGTGTTTAATGACATTAGTTCACCGTCACAACGTCGTGTGCTGGGCGAAATACAAAATTCGCCATTCACTGGCACCACACCAACCAGATTGGATAAATCCCCATTCACACATACAGTATATTCACCAAAACTAACCCCCTTATATTTGAAAGAGTCACCACTCTACAAAAATTCACCAACAATGGAACGATTGAGATCTCCACTAATAGAGGCACGGGAACGGAAACGGAATAAAATTTCTAGAATTTTCGAGGATCGGAATAAATTTCGGGCGAACAAGGAGAATGAGAGATTCAATATTGAGGAGGAGACGCAGGATTGTATGTTTGGACAGTTCGAAACAAAGAATGATTGGTCCGAATCCaag CTGGACTTTACGAACCTCCAAACGAAGGCAGATGAATCAGACATATACGTGCCAGAGAAAGCACTCCCCGTGGACACGGACTTCGAGACCCTCCACGATCTAGAAGAGGAATTCGACGCTCAGAACTTTGACGAATGCAAATACGAAATCATATCAACAGATAGTCCGAATATCATATCCACGGGACGATCAAACACAAGGAAAATCAACGCTGGCAGCTTTATATTTGGTGCTCCATTGTCAGACAGTGAAACGTCCACATCGTTCAACAAACCGACTACATCCAGAGCTCTGAATTTCAAGAGCGAACGGACGAAATCCACGCGCGTGCTTAACTTCGATGAGGACTTCGAATTCACGTCCCCGAAGAAAACTTTATCAGTGAAGAAAAGCTTGAAGTTCTCGGAGAGTCCGAAATTCGAGAAGTCCAATAGCATTACCTCCGTGTCCAGCTCGATATCGAAGCGTTTGACGTCCGAATCTGTTGAAAGTGGTTTCATATCGGAATTCGAAGAGCCCTTCCTGGACATAGAAGAGATATCCAGCTCGCCCAAGATATCCAACTTCAGTGATCTCCTATCGGGACAGATTAAGGATAGCTTCACGGAGAAGTTGAAAGTGCACAGGAGCTTGAGTTTCGATCCGAGGGAGAATAATAAGAGAGTGAGTGAGGAAGAGAGTGGGAGCAGTAAGAGGTTGAAAGCGGAGCATTGTGCAAGGCCAGTGTTGCAAAGAGCCTTCTCGGAGAATAATGCCTCTATCATGTCTGCTTTGGCGAGgt CGGCCTGCGAGCCAGATCTCATTGGTGACTTCTCCCTGCCGTTTGCGTTGCCCCTCACGACTGGAGACCATGTGGACCTGAAGTCCATATCCTGTGACACCCTCGCTGCCCTCATCCGTGGGGAGTATACGGACACTGTACATGACTATCAG GTGATAGACTGCCGGTATCCATACGAGTATGAAGGTGGCCACATACTTGGTGCCAAGAACCTATACACCAGCGAGCAGATCCTGCAGCTGATGGAGGCTGTGCCGCAGAGGGACGGCAGCAAGCGGAGCATCCTGGTGTTCCACTGTGAGTTCTCGCTCGAGCGGGGGCCTAAATT ATCGCGCTTCCTCCGCTCAACCGACCGCGCAAGGAACAAGGACAAGTACCCGTCGCTGCACTACCCGGAGGTGTACCTGCTGCACGCCGGATATCGCGCGTTCTTCACCCGCCACCCGCAGCTGTGCTCGCCCGCCGGGTACACCGCCATGCTGGATCCGAAGCACCGCCAGCAGTTGCGGCAGCATAGGGCACCGAAGCGGAAGACCTTTCGGTCTTTCCAGTAG